The genomic window atgaatggagtttaaagcactgattagactctatagaataatttattcagatcaggtttgtagagatgtagcagagtgctgtatggatgtgtgtgtttgggtaaatgagggcacagattgggttgtaaagCGGTTcaagtagcctggttggctagaaaagCGCTACaaaagtacagtccatttacttAAGTATTCACAACCTTTTCCGCTGATCATCCTTCAGATGTCCCTACACCTTGACTGGAGTCCACCTGTGGTAAATTTGGTAGATTGGACATGATTTGGAAAGGCACACACCTGTCTATATGAGTTGATAGTGGTTGTTAGAGCCCAAACCAAGGAATGTACCGAGGCACGGATCTGAAGAAGGGTTTGGGATAGTAGAGCGCTGAAGAAATGGTCGTCTTTCTGGACggttctcctctctcctctgatCAACACTGGCGCTCTGTCAGAGTCACCATCAGGTTCTTGGTTGACTCTCCAACTCAGTAGCCAGCTCTAGGAAAAAGTCCTGGTTCCAAACTTCTTCTCTTTACAGATGATGTAGGACACTGTGCTCGTTGGGACCTTCAGTGCTGCAGAACGTTTTCTGTACCCTAACAAATATTGTCGAAGTGAAGTGCTGTGAATGCTTTCTGGATGCACTGTATGTCAGTGGTGCAAACCTGTTTTCCTAAAACATGGCAGGACATGCCCAGCCTAACACCTCAAACATCTGTCTCTGGTAGATGAGTGTGTGGTACAATATAATGACTTTTTAGTTGTAAACTTTGATAATATGTGTTACGTAATATGTATACTATCTGctaaaaacaaagcattcatACTAATACTACTTGAAGTAAtgcttcagatcttttgaagtattttcctgtggaaaggttatgaataactaacatcttacctgttagAGCTTTCTCTCTGAACAACcttaatttggaaaaaaaaaaaaattttttataaatatgcaCACAGCAAAGGTAGGTTTTTGCTTATTTGTCAGGTAAAGGTTTCTAACCTCGTGACTTTACATTACACAGTGGTTTTGGGAGATTATTCACTAAACCCAGGGAGGAAAGGAGCCTTATTTGTATTTGAGAAGCTCTCAGCAGTACCTGCAGCGAGCGAGAGAGGGAGGGTGGATAGGTGAACAGGGAGGGGAGAGAACAGCCGAGCACAAAAAGTTGATTGGATAAAAACCCACCCAGTGACATACAGGGAGAGACGAGGCAGAGGCATAAAAACCGTAAAGGTTTAATAAGACAGGTGAGCTGCTGAGGAACACGAGAAGTCTGCTGCTGTGGCTGCAGGAGAATTTGATCCCCGGGACACGCTGGAAACTCAAGCATCCTTCTGCACATCCTGTCCGGAATATATAAGGCGAGCATCAGAGGCCACCGCAGACtttaatctgctgctgctgctttgggAGCTGGACAGAGACGAGCACAAATATCTGTAACACAGGTGAGTCCCACAGCTGCACGGGGAAACCCTCAGTACAGGTGGGGGGGCGGATCAGCTATCAGGCTACGTTCCCTGAAAGATTTGTTTAATctagctgctgtgttttatgaCACTTCTTACAAATTTACCTGCATCTGAAGTTATCTGTGAACTTAATGATACAATTTTGCGGAACAAAAGTGCACTAAATTATTAAAACCGAGGGCAAGGAAAATATTaccaataaactaaattaaaagatGTCAACTCACTGAAACATTCTGATGTTAGGTGAACTGATTTTTGTAAGGTACTACAACTATTATCACCACTTTGAATGAAAAGAATAAGAAGAATAGGAATTAATTCAAAAATgtcaagtaaataaaacaatttaggatttttttttgggtgAGATGATTTCTGTAAAGtgatactactactactactactaccactaataataataataataataataataataataataataataataataataataataataataataataataatgttaataacCTTTTAATATCAAGTCTTTATGGACTGaatcaaaattattaaaatagctgtttaaacattaatattacTTCTAAGCTAcctaaaaatgtgttgtttttttttgtttaaactttttttaattaataaaagtaTGGCAGTCGTGTGGTTGGAGGAGGGTTTgctcattattaaaaaaacaaacatgttaccGGACCtgagttgtttcattttcattacCATTATCAACCTACAcagatggatttgttttttccatatTATCAAATGTCACGTCGTGGTCCCTTCTTTCCAGTCCCCAAATAATTTCTCTGCAGCCCCTAAGAGCCAATTATTCTGTACAGTTCGTCCAATTAGTAGAAGGGAGAGAAATACCCTCAGTGATTAACATGCTGCCAAGGGAAATCTGATCATACAGCACAATAAACATGGTATAGATTCTGACAAAAAtgatatagattttttttagtttgcaaaataatacaaatgtaGCTTTGCAGCTGTCACCATTTAAATCAGTAAATAGAGTTTTGATGGGATCATAAGTCCCATCAAAATTATAAACAACTATGAGGAAATATTAGACGGAGAGCAAACAGCGAAAGTCTAAAGTCGCAAAGAGATTGTGTCTCCTCGaaagagaaagtgtgtgtgtgtgtgtgggaagtgttaataatttaaagaggcctttttttttgccttacaGGACTGAAATGTCGCTCACCTCCATTCTGTCAGCTGAGGCCATTGAAAAAGCTGTCAAGGACTGTGAAGGTAGAGTAAACACGATTTTGGAACTTATTTACGGCACATGAGTTTCTCCTCACTAGATCTAAGCTTCAATTTTGAAAATTCACATCTCCAGTAATCTGAATCGACTCGGGTTTTGTTGCCTCGGTCCATCTTCAAAACACTGTCTGTCGCTCAGGTGTGTAATCCCCTCGACATGCTGCATTATGTTTAATGCATCCTTCCTGTAAACCTACATTCAGCTGTATTAGTTTTAGTGGAGGCCTGGGTCTGCTGGCTTTAAAAGATGAACGCTGTTTATAATCTCCACATCAGCCACCGACCTGGTGACCTTCAGGGTCCGCCTCAGTCGCTGCCCTTGCTTCTGCTTTTCCACTTTTCCGTacttatgtgtgtttgtgtgtctgtgtttcacCAGCTCCGGACACGTTCTGCCACAAGAAGTTCTTCCAGATGTGTGGCCTGTCCTCGAAGACACCCCAGGAGGTCAAAGATGTCTTCCAGATCCTCGACGAGGACAACAGCGGCTACATCGAGGAATCTGAGCTCAAGTGTGTAAGATGATATCCGGGATGTGGAGTTGCTGCAGGGCACTGATTTAAATGCTGAGTCTTCACTTCGAGCTTCTACCACTCTCATAACCAACACTTTTCAGGGCTTTATTCCAACGAGTAAACAACTTACTGCCAAATTAATCctgttactgtaaaaaccacacagTAGTATTGTATTCCCAGATTAGGCTGTCTCTTAATCCGTCATGAGGAAAGtgttattgttgtgtttctgttataTAATCCACATTGTGTGATGAGAGCTCAGTGTTGACTTTAGGGATTGGTGTGTTTCCAGGTTCTTCCTGCAGCGGTTCGTCCCCGGAGCACGAACCCTGAGCGAAGCAGAAACCAAGAAATTCATCTCATCAGCTGATGACAACAGCGATGGCAGAATTGGAGTAGATGGTCAGTATCTAATTTCTCACATTGC from Kryptolebias marmoratus isolate JLee-2015 linkage group LG17, ASM164957v2, whole genome shotgun sequence includes these protein-coding regions:
- the pvalb9 gene encoding parvalbumin 9 yields the protein MSLTSILSAEAIEKAVKDCEAPDTFCHKKFFQMCGLSSKTPQEVKDVFQILDEDNSGYIEESELKFFLQRFVPGARTLSEAETKKFISSADDNSDGRIGVDEFQTMVLS